One genomic window of Salvia miltiorrhiza cultivar Shanhuang (shh) chromosome 4, IMPLAD_Smil_shh, whole genome shotgun sequence includes the following:
- the LOC131020307 gene encoding ribulose bisphosphate carboxylase small subunit, chloroplastic-like — protein sequence MASSMLSTAATVTPAQASMVAPFTGLKSVSAFPGSRKSADITSIASNGGRVSCMQVWPTEGLKKFETLSYLPPLSREQLLKEVEYLIRKNLIPCLEFELKDGFISRFNNRSPGYYDGRYWTMWKLPMFGCTDPVQVLKELDECSTLHPNAFIRIIGFDNVRQVQIISFIAHRPPGF from the exons ATGGCTTCCTCAATGCTCTCCACCGCTGCCACCGTCACCCCTGCTCAAGCCAGCATGGTGGCTCCTTTCACCGGCCTCAAGTCCGTCTCCGCCTTCCCCGGCAGCCGCAAGAGCGCCGACATCACCAGCATCGCCAGCAACGGCGGCAGAGTCTCGTGCATGCAG GTGTGGCCGACGGAGGGACTGAAGAAGTTCGAGACGTTGTCGTACTTGCCCCCTCTATCAAGGGAGCAACTGTTGAAGGAAGTTGAATACCTGATCCGCAAGAATCTCATTCCTTGCCTGGAGTTCGAGTTGAAGGATGGATTCATATCCCGGTTCAACAACAGATCTCCAGGATACTACGATGGAAGGTACTGGACAATGTGGAAGCTGCCCATGTTTGGCTGCACTGACCCCGTGCAGGTGCTCAAGGAGTTGGACGAGTGCTCCACTCTTCACCCCAACGCCTTCATCAGAATCATCGGATTCGACAACGTTCGTCAGGTGCAGATCATCAGTTTCATCGCCCACAGGCCACCGGGCTTCTAA